A stretch of DNA from Streptomyces venezuelae:
CGGGCCCGTACCCGTACGTCTGAGGTCTCGGCGGCCAGCCGTACCGCATCCTCGGCCACCGACGGCGGGCCGGCCGGCAGCGGGCGGTCCGCATGGCCCGGCGCGAGTGCCTCCGCCAGCAGCCGGTACGCCTCCCCGGCCGCCGACTGCCCCAGGAACTCCACCGCGTCCACATCGAGGTCCGGTTCCGACTCCGTGTCCAGCGGCGGCGGCTGACCCGGCGCGGACGGCAGCTCCGGCAGCGCGGGGAGCGGCGGGAGCCCGTCCCCGGCCGCGAACACGGCCGCGGCCGAAACCCCTTCGCCCACCGGTCCACCTCCCGGTCCGCCCCCCGGTCCGGCCGTGGGTTCCGCCTCCGCGGCGCTGCGCTCCTCCAGCTCGGCCAGCACCTCCCGCTCCGCACGGCCCCGCATCAGCAGCAGTACGAAGGGGTCCCGGTCCAGCAGCCGCGCCACCTGGTAGCAGAGTGCCGCCGTGTGCGGGCAGTGGTCCCACTCCCCGCAGTCGCAGCTCGGCTCCAGACCACCGATGCCCGGCAAGAGGTCCACCCCGGCCGCCGCCGCATCCTCCACCAGCTCGGGCGGCATCTCCCGGTCCAGCAGGGCCGCGATGTGCCCGGCCCGGCCGGCCGCCGTGCCCAGCACCAGGTCCCACTCGGACTCGGTGAAACTCTGCACCAGGACGTCCGTCCGGTGGGCGGTCCCGTCCGGGTCGCGGACCACCGCGGTCAGCCGGCCGGGCCGGACGGACACCGCGCCGACCGCGCCGGAGCGGGCGTACCGGCGCCCGTGCCGCAGCTGTTCGCCGTCGAGCGCGCTGTCCTCCAGCGCGGACAGCCAGGTCCTGCCCCACCAGGTCTGCGCGAAGCCGCGACCGGATGCCGCCGGCAGCGCCGGGAAGATCTTCTCGTGGTCGTCGCCGTGGTTGTGGCGGTCGGCTGTCATCGTTCCGTCCCTCCGTCCCGCTCGGTGCGTCGCAGGGCGACGAGCTCGGCCAGTTCCGCATCCGTCAGTTCGGTCAGCGCCGCCTCGCCCCCGGCCAGTACGGCATCGGCCAGCGCCCGTTTGCGTTCCAGCAGTTCGGCGATCCGGTCCTCCACGGTGCCTTCGGCGATGATCCGGTGGACCTGGACGGGCTGGGTCTGGCCGATCCGGTAGGCGCGGTCGGTGGCCTGTTCCTCCACGGCCGGGTTCCACCAGCGGTCGTAGTGGACGACATGGGAGGCCCGGGTGAGGTTCAGACCGGTGCCCGCCGCCTTGAGGGACAGCAGGAACACCGGGACCTCACCGGACTGGAAGCGGTCGACGAGGTCCTCCCGGCGCGGCACCGGGGTACCGCCGTGCAGCAGCTGGGTCGCGATCCCACGGCCCGCCAGGTGCTTCTCCAGGATCCGGGCCATCGCCACGTACTGGGTGAAGACCAGCACCGAGGCGCCTTCGGCCAGGATCGTGTCCAGCAGTTCGTCGAGGAGTTCCAGCTTTCCCGACCGGCCGCCGCCACCACCGCCACCGCCACCACCCTCCTTCGTGTACTGGGCGGGGTGGTTGCAGATCTGCTTGAGGGAGGTCAGCAGCTTGACGATCAGCCCGCGGCGCTCCATCCCGTCGGCCGCCGAGATCGCGGCGAGGGTCTCGCGGACCACCGCCTCGTACAGCCCGGCCTGCTCGGGGCCGAGCGCGACGGGGTGGTCGGTCTCCGTCTTGGGCGGCAGTTCCGGTGCGATGCCCGGGTCCGACTTGCGTCGGCGCAGCAGGAACGGCCGTACGAGGGCTCCCAGCCGTGCGGTCGCCTGGGGGTCACGGCCCCGCTCGACGGCCTCCGCGTAGCGGCTGCGGAAGGTCCCGAGGCGGCCGAGCAACCCGGGTGTGGTCCAGTCGAGGATCGCCCACAGCTCGGTGAGGTTGTTCTCGACCGGGGTGCCGGTGAGGGCCACCCGCGCCGGGGAGGGCACCGTGCGCAGCGCCCTGGCGGTGCTCGAATGCGGGTTCTTGACGTGCTGCGCCTCGTCGGCGACGACCAGGCCCCAGGGGATGGCGGCGAGGGTGGGGGCGTCCAGCCGCAGCGTGCCGTACGTGGTGAGCACGACGGCATCGCGGGGCAGGCCGGCCAGACTGCGGCCGGAGCCGTGGAAGCGCTGGACGGGGGTGCCCGGGGCGAACCGGGCGAACTCCCGCTGCCAGTTGCCGAGCAGGGAGGCCGGGCAGACGACGAGGGTGGGGCCGGCCGTCGTCGGGTCCTGCTGCCGGTGGAGGTGGAGGGAGATGAGGGTGACGGTCTTGCCGAGGCCCATGTCGTCGGCGAGGCAGCCGCCGAGGCCGAGGGCGGTCATCCGGGCCAGCCAGGCGAGGCCGCGCAGCTGGTAGTCGCGGAGTTCGGCGGCGAGGGCGGCGGGCTGGGCGATCGGCTGCCGAGCGGAGGGCTGCGTACGGGCGGCCGGATCCTCAGGATCCGCGGCGAGTTCGGCGTGCAGCCGGGCCAGCGGGCCGGCCGCGGTGACCGCCACCTCCCGGCCGTCGACCTCGGCCGATCCGGTGAGTACGGCGGCCAGCGCGTCGGCGGCGGTGACCTTGCGGTCCTGGCGGGCGCGGGCCCGGCGGGCTTCGGCCGGGTCGATCAGCACCCACTGGTCGCGCAGCCGTACCAGGGGGCGGTGGGACTCGGCGAGCCGGTCGAGTTCGGCGGGGGTGAGGGCGTCGGCGGAGGCCTGGTCGCCGAGCGAGTGACGCCAGTCGAAGGAGAGCAGGGCGCCGGGGGAGAACAGGCCGGATGCGCCGGTGCGGCCGGCGCGGTCCGGGCCGGTGGACTCGGCCCCGCCGACCACGGCGCGGGCGGTGAGTCCGAGCGCGATGCCGCGGGGCCAGTGCACCTGGACCCCGTCGGCGGCCAGGGCCTGCGCGGCCTCGCCGAGCAGTTCGGTGACCTCCTCGTCGGCGAGTTCGACGGAGCCGGGAACGGCGGCGGTGAGCAGCGGGGTGAGCGGGGCCCACAGGCGGGCCGCCCGGCGGAGCGCGAGCAGTGCGTCCATCCGGGCGCGCGGGGCGAAACCGGCGGCTGCGGCGCCCGAACCGGCCCACACCTCGGCGGCATCGGCGACCACGGCCGGGTCGGAGAGGCTGTGCAGCTGGAGCACGGCACGGAAGCCGGGCGCCTCGGGTCGGCCAGGCCGGTCCGTCAGTTCGAGGCGCAGGGAGATGCGTACGCCGGCATCGTGGCCGGCCGCGACCTCGGCGGCCCAGGAGCGCAGGCCGGGGTACCGGGCCGGCTCGGGCGCGGCGAAAGCCGGTCCGCCTGCTGCGGCCGGGGCGGCGGGGGAGCGGGGGAGCGCGTCGGCGACCGCATCGAGGAAGGCGCGCAGCAGCGGCTCGGCTGCGGGCAGCCGCAGCGTGCCGCCGTCGGCAGGGGCCGGGTCCACCGGGACGCAGCGGGCGGCAGCCGGCATCGCCGCGGCCAGCTCCCGTACGTGTGCGAGGTCCTCGGCGTCCAGCGGGCCGATGCGCCAGGCATCGTGCTCGGTGGGGGACAGGCCGGGCAGCAGTAGCCCGCGGGCGGCGAAGCGCAGCGCGAGCAGGGCGGCGGCACCCCAGAACGCGGCGGGGGACGTGTGGACGGGAGCGCCGTCAGGAGGGCCGGCCGCGGCGCGGGCCCGGGTGAGCAGCGGGAGCGCCTCCGCCACCGGCAGGACGAGAGCGGTCACGGTGGCCCGGCGGAGCTCGGGGGTGACGACGGTCAGTTCTTCGAGGGTTCCGGCCCGGTCGACCGGGCCGGCGACAGGGCCGACCGGGCTGCCCGGGCCGACCGGGCTGTCAGGGCGCCAGAACGCGACCCGGCCGGTGCGGGCGGGGTCGGCGGACAGGAAGACGGTGGAGCAGCGGATGAGGTCGGAGATCTCTGGGAGCACGCATTCCTCAAACTTGACTACCAGGTACAGGGCGGACGACGGTACCCCACCGGACTGCCCGGGCGGGCGCGGCCCGGCCGTGACCCGGGTCACGTTCCCGCCCGTTTACGGCACCGGGAACGGCCGGCCGTACCGGAGCGTTGTAGGGAGTGTTGGCCGACCCGGGAAGACCGACGCAGGGAGAGGTGTCAGGAGATGTCGACAAGCGGGAAGGTTGCCGCCGCCGGAGTGGTGGCCGCCATCGTGCTGTTCTGGACGATCGGGTTCTGGCCGGGGCTGCTGGTCCTGATCGGCGTCCCGACTGCTGCCTATCTGCTGCTGGACTCCTCCCAGCGCCGCCGGCTGAAGCACGTCGCCAGGAACAGGAAGCAGATCGGCCGCTGAAGGCGGCAGGGGACAGGGGGGAAAGCGCATGAGCTCGGCGGTCGTCAGGGCGGTCAGCAGCAACGCGGAGTATTCGTTCACCAAGCCCAACCGGGAGAGCATCACCCTGCTCGCCGGTCTGGGCGTGGCGGGCGACGTCCACGCCGGGGTGACGGTCAGGCACCGTT
This window harbors:
- a CDS encoding SWF or SNF family helicase, with the protein product MTADRHNHGDDHEKIFPALPAASGRGFAQTWWGRTWLSALEDSALDGEQLRHGRRYARSGAVGAVSVRPGRLTAVVRDPDGTAHRTDVLVQSFTESEWDLVLGTAAGRAGHIAALLDREMPPELVEDAAAAGVDLLPGIGGLEPSCDCGEWDHCPHTAALCYQVARLLDRDPFVLLLMRGRAEREVLAELEERSAAEAEPTAGPGGGPGGGPVGEGVSAAAVFAAGDGLPPLPALPELPSAPGQPPPLDTESEPDLDVDAVEFLGQSAAGEAYRLLAEALAPGHADRPLPAGPPSVAEDAVRLAAETSDVRVRARLARVSGRDRAALELAVRAWRFGGAAALAVLEEDWAPDRPALARASAALAAAEADGAGPGEGAGLRRVRARWTLPGGEAQLRLGQEGRWWPYRKEAGRWLPAGPGGPDPETALAVLGPDPAAEPTTGQAPEPEHP
- a CDS encoding DEAD/DEAH box helicase, encoding MLPEISDLIRCSTVFLSADPARTGRVAFWRPDSPVGPGSPVGPVAGPVDRAGTLEELTVVTPELRRATVTALVLPVAEALPLLTRARAAAGPPDGAPVHTSPAAFWGAAALLALRFAARGLLLPGLSPTEHDAWRIGPLDAEDLAHVRELAAAMPAAARCVPVDPAPADGGTLRLPAAEPLLRAFLDAVADALPRSPAAPAAAGGPAFAAPEPARYPGLRSWAAEVAAGHDAGVRISLRLELTDRPGRPEAPGFRAVLQLHSLSDPAVVADAAEVWAGSGAAAAGFAPRARMDALLALRRAARLWAPLTPLLTAAVPGSVELADEEVTELLGEAAQALAADGVQVHWPRGIALGLTARAVVGGAESTGPDRAGRTGASGLFSPGALLSFDWRHSLGDQASADALTPAELDRLAESHRPLVRLRDQWVLIDPAEARRARARQDRKVTAADALAAVLTGSAEVDGREVAVTAAGPLARLHAELAADPEDPAARTQPSARQPIAQPAALAAELRDYQLRGLAWLARMTALGLGGCLADDMGLGKTVTLISLHLHRQQDPTTAGPTLVVCPASLLGNWQREFARFAPGTPVQRFHGSGRSLAGLPRDAVVLTTYGTLRLDAPTLAAIPWGLVVADEAQHVKNPHSSTARALRTVPSPARVALTGTPVENNLTELWAILDWTTPGLLGRLGTFRSRYAEAVERGRDPQATARLGALVRPFLLRRRKSDPGIAPELPPKTETDHPVALGPEQAGLYEAVVRETLAAISAADGMERRGLIVKLLTSLKQICNHPAQYTKEGGGGGGGGGGRSGKLELLDELLDTILAEGASVLVFTQYVAMARILEKHLAGRGIATQLLHGGTPVPRREDLVDRFQSGEVPVFLLSLKAAGTGLNLTRASHVVHYDRWWNPAVEEQATDRAYRIGQTQPVQVHRIIAEGTVEDRIAELLERKRALADAVLAGGEAALTELTDAELAELVALRRTERDGGTER